A DNA window from Aestuariispira ectoiniformans contains the following coding sequences:
- a CDS encoding LysR family transcriptional regulator produces MKNNVSADDLAMLLTVLREGGFRAAARRLGTAPSRVSTTVTRIEEQLGTPVLRRTTRSLHLTDPGHLLVDRVGPLLSALDAACHEVANLGGQVQGRLKLNVPGAVMPDILPPLLAEYRARHPDVEVEIMVENDLVDIVSAGCDAGIRYGSVLEQDMISIPIGPRLQQTALAAAPAYLEARGIPQTPEDLTTHDAIRYRLDGGALLPWELQGTGQSVRVEPINALILSVSALDTGLRYARAGLGVIHTFRNWLDEDFQTKNLTPVLPEWWPEMEGPHLYYPSRFAPAPLRAFIEVCRNTTGK; encoded by the coding sequence ATGAAGAACAATGTTTCCGCCGACGATCTCGCCATGCTCCTGACAGTTCTGCGCGAAGGCGGCTTCCGCGCTGCCGCGCGGCGGCTTGGCACGGCTCCTTCCAGGGTCAGCACCACCGTCACACGCATCGAGGAACAACTGGGCACTCCCGTCCTGCGCCGCACAACGCGCAGCCTGCACCTGACGGACCCAGGGCACCTGCTGGTGGACCGTGTAGGGCCGCTATTATCGGCACTGGATGCCGCCTGCCATGAGGTGGCCAATCTTGGCGGTCAGGTTCAGGGGCGGCTGAAGCTGAATGTGCCCGGCGCAGTCATGCCCGACATCCTGCCCCCACTGCTGGCCGAATACCGGGCGCGTCACCCCGATGTGGAAGTCGAGATCATGGTTGAGAACGATCTGGTCGACATCGTCTCGGCGGGCTGCGATGCCGGCATTCGCTATGGCAGCGTGCTGGAACAGGATATGATCTCAATTCCAATCGGCCCGCGTCTGCAGCAAACAGCCCTGGCAGCAGCCCCGGCCTACCTGGAGGCGCGCGGGATACCCCAGACGCCAGAAGACCTTACCACCCACGACGCTATCCGCTATCGCCTTGACGGCGGTGCCCTGTTGCCTTGGGAACTACAGGGCACCGGGCAATCCGTACGGGTCGAGCCTATCAATGCGCTTATCCTGAGCGTAAGCGCGCTTGACACGGGCCTGCGCTATGCACGCGCAGGGCTAGGCGTCATCCATACGTTCCGCAACTGGCTGGACGAAGATTTCCAGACGAAAAACCTGACCCCCGTACTGCCGGAATGGTGGCCGGAAATGGAGGGACCACACCTCTACTATCCCAGCCGCTTCGCCCCGGCACCGCTGCGGGCGTTTATTGAGGTCTGTCGAAACACGACCGGGAAGTGA
- a CDS encoding sensor histidine kinase, whose protein sequence is MSLRFRDRISFKLARTGVILAFLIGLLLSCVQLYWDYREQVAAHDAFIKRILAVAQPPASRAVHILDEDLAAEVVNGLLEYHFIKSAEIYDDLGIELARRERDVEPSKSRWITRKITDEFRTYTVPLKVAASQSVEPGRLTITVDRDAALSDFFGRSMFLLASGLIRNMVLVLLLFAAYYFLITKPLVRLAESISRIDPEREDGGKAYVNPRHADDELGLVARVTNNFVSSIRQLLLERRQAEQALIHARDDLEQRVRERTRELQHEVDQRRHAQDALKKANLSLENRVEERTSELRAEIMERKKAEVQLLGAKEAAETANRTKSEFLANMSHELRTPLNAVIGFSTIMTEEMFGPMQNDKYREYAEDILNSSSHLLKLIGDILDVSKIEAGELGLSEEVVDLEDLGQSCLRTVESFLKQGNLNASMDVPDDMPWLYADPVRVRQILLNLLSNAVKFTPDHGDIIVRMAVSNLGGITITVQDTGCGIPKDMIGHVLEPFGQADHVFSRSHDGVGLGLSLTKFLMELHGGTIEIESDVGEGTTVRASFPPERTRIRQGTIATEDHL, encoded by the coding sequence ATGAGCCTGCGTTTTCGCGACCGTATTTCCTTCAAACTGGCGCGGACGGGCGTCATTCTCGCCTTCCTGATCGGCCTGTTGTTAAGCTGTGTCCAGCTTTATTGGGACTACCGGGAACAAGTGGCCGCCCATGATGCATTTATCAAACGCATTCTGGCGGTGGCCCAACCGCCTGCAAGCCGCGCGGTGCATATTCTGGATGAGGACCTCGCCGCGGAAGTGGTAAACGGACTTCTGGAATATCACTTCATCAAAAGTGCTGAAATCTACGATGACCTGGGGATTGAACTGGCGCGAAGGGAGCGCGATGTCGAGCCCAGTAAATCCCGCTGGATCACAAGGAAGATCACCGACGAATTCCGAACCTATACCGTCCCCTTGAAAGTCGCGGCCAGTCAGAGTGTGGAACCGGGGCGGCTGACAATCACCGTGGATCGGGACGCGGCCCTGTCGGACTTTTTCGGCCGTTCGATGTTCCTGCTGGCGAGCGGCCTTATTCGCAACATGGTTCTCGTCCTGCTGTTGTTTGCGGCCTACTACTTCCTGATCACGAAACCGCTGGTGCGTTTGGCGGAATCCATTTCCAGAATTGATCCGGAGCGCGAGGATGGCGGGAAAGCCTATGTGAACCCGCGCCATGCCGACGACGAATTGGGGCTGGTCGCCCGTGTGACCAATAATTTCGTCAGTTCCATCCGGCAACTGCTGTTGGAGCGGCGCCAGGCAGAGCAGGCCCTGATCCATGCCCGTGACGACCTGGAACAGAGGGTCCGCGAGCGCACGCGCGAACTTCAACATGAGGTCGATCAGCGCCGTCATGCACAGGACGCGTTGAAAAAGGCAAATCTTTCGCTGGAAAACCGGGTGGAGGAACGCACCTCGGAGCTGCGCGCCGAGATTATGGAGCGCAAGAAGGCGGAGGTGCAGCTTTTGGGGGCCAAGGAAGCAGCGGAAACCGCCAATCGCACCAAAAGCGAGTTTCTGGCGAATATGAGCCATGAATTGCGCACGCCGCTTAACGCAGTCATTGGCTTTTCAACCATCATGACCGAAGAAATGTTCGGTCCCATGCAGAATGACAAATATCGGGAATATGCCGAGGATATCCTGAACAGCAGCAGCCATCTGCTAAAACTGATCGGGGATATTCTGGACGTGTCGAAGATCGAAGCCGGCGAACTGGGGCTGTCGGAGGAGGTGGTCGACCTGGAAGACCTGGGCCAGTCCTGTTTACGGACTGTGGAATCCTTCCTGAAACAGGGCAATCTCAATGCATCAATGGATGTGCCCGACGATATGCCATGGCTTTATGCCGATCCCGTCCGAGTGCGCCAGATTTTGCTGAACCTGTTGTCCAATGCAGTGAAATTCACCCCCGATCATGGCGATATCATCGTGAGGATGGCCGTGTCGAATCTGGGCGGGATCACGATTACCGTACAGGACACGGGCTGTGGTATTCCGAAGGACATGATCGGCCATGTGCTGGAGCCATTCGGTCAGGCCGATCACGTCTTCTCGCGCAGTCACGACGGCGTAGGGCTTGGGCTGTCATTGACCAAATTCCTGATGGAGCTTCACGGCGGCACGATTGAAATCGAAAGCGATGTGGGAGAAGGAACGACGGTTCGGGCATCCTTCCCGCCGGAACGAACGCGTATCCGTCAGGGTACGATTGCAACCGAGGATCATCTGTAA